The Candidatus Bathyarchaeota archaeon sequence AGGTGGAGTATGTCTGTGTTTATTGCTATCGTTTCTGCTCCTGTTATTCCCATTTCTGTTAAGCGTGTTATTGTGTTGTTTCCGGCTCCGCCTACTCCAGCGACAACTATTCTGCAGTAGCCTGGCGGTCTAACACCTTCATATGGTGTGGTTTGCCATGCATACTGCAAAACTTGGCTTTTAGGCTTTGCTGTTGACGGCAACCCTTCTTCCCCTCTTCCTTCTACGCTTCCCATTTTTCTTTCTAGTCGGCCTGGTAAGCTTTCTTGTCCACAATTCGTCTTTTATAAGGTCTAATACTGCGGTTCTTAT is a genomic window containing:
- a CDS encoding ribbon-helix-helix protein, CopG family, which gives rise to MKLITLYLPEPYLEALDKLVNEKFYPNRAEAIRTAVLDLIKDELWTRKLTRPTRKKNGKRRRKRGRRVAVNSKA